Proteins co-encoded in one Tautonia rosea genomic window:
- a CDS encoding c-type cytochrome domain-containing protein, translating into MTALCCLAALPWIALASDAEPVRFREQVAPILVSRCLACHQDDDAQGGLNMSSFALLREGGDIEGDLILLPGEPEASHLVSVLKPDAAIRMPLKQEPLTDDEIELIARWVAEGAVFDGPSEDVPLTSLVDPLAHLPKVEVTAEVADPVSAVSYAPDGSRLAAARGSDIFLFDADCSDPTALLEGHEGGINALIFSPDGQRLVAVGGRPGLFGTVAVWRVETGERLGSWKGHADAILSAALSPDGAVLATASYDRIVTLWNLESGDEIRSLREHTDAVYALAFSPDGTKLASASGDRTVKLWETESGRRLESLGDATEELYAVTFADEGATLIAAGADRTIRRWTLAGDSGTLDRSAIAHDGAVLDLLVTPDGSSLISTGDDGTVKRWSLAELAPLDAWPRQPDWPLAAALDPSGTQLALGRYDGALVLLPGTPESTGEDRIEVSLLDPPATKAAPSTGESEPKKETPQLVRRPSLGPPSPKGAERGRTVTVDLAGTGVGQANAVVFDDPRLVATIVPSEAPDPNRLRISVSIEADAPIGPHLIRVQTPLGVPAAQAFAVYAAPEAAEEEPNRTIDEAKTLSWPTTLAGTIETPGDVDHVRFSVARGQTVVCTDRGGMLGSALDPALELRNESGQMVGQGRSVLSYRADTDELLMLRIADRQFGGSGNHFYRIEIGEIPRVEDVFPLGVPLGGSAELSVSGANLGESVVSVSASSADSPGTLRVVPATDRFGREAEGNLKVVVAEGTQRVEQEPNDEPCCGRELEVPGGLSGRIDHEGDIDHVTINARFGQPLMIEVFGHRLGTEIDPILEILDAEGKPVPLAVLRPVARTAVAFRDHDATQDRIRLTRWDELAQDDYVLIGRELTRLFALPRNPDDDAVFWSAGGRRLSYLGTTPEQHPQDQPIDKVEIHPPGTTFPAGGAAPITLVHRNDDAPGLGKDAAIRFDPPRDGTYQIRVSDARGLGGPGFGYHLVAREPHPDFAVTLRTEHPDIPRGGATVIPVNVQRIDGFNAPIDLRVEGLPKGIRATSARVEAGHMTADLLLMADHDAPTFSSAPWQVVAEAARDGSSGELIRHDIRPGGNRSSWITVTPEPDLRVSTDRDRVIIRPGDRVELTFRVDRSASFSGRVPIDVRNLPHGVRVLNIGLNGVLITESQTERTVFLYAEPWVSPTERPFFGVGRVEAAGTEHSTPPITLVIAGAPSEGSSGDDLP; encoded by the coding sequence ATGACTGCGTTGTGTTGCCTTGCCGCCTTGCCGTGGATCGCTCTGGCGAGCGATGCGGAGCCGGTCCGGTTTCGCGAACAGGTTGCTCCGATCCTGGTCTCCCGATGCCTGGCTTGCCATCAAGATGATGATGCGCAAGGCGGGCTGAACATGAGTTCGTTCGCCTTGCTTCGGGAAGGAGGAGACATCGAGGGGGACCTGATCCTGCTGCCGGGAGAGCCCGAGGCAAGTCACCTCGTCTCCGTCCTGAAGCCGGATGCGGCCATCCGAATGCCCTTGAAGCAAGAACCGCTGACGGATGATGAGATTGAGCTTATTGCGCGCTGGGTGGCTGAGGGGGCAGTCTTCGATGGCCCGTCGGAGGACGTCCCTCTGACGTCCCTCGTCGATCCCCTGGCTCACTTGCCGAAGGTGGAGGTCACGGCAGAGGTGGCCGATCCGGTCTCGGCCGTCTCCTATGCACCAGACGGCAGTCGACTGGCCGCCGCGCGAGGGAGCGACATCTTCCTGTTCGACGCGGATTGCAGCGATCCGACTGCGTTGCTGGAAGGGCATGAAGGGGGAATCAACGCCCTGATCTTCTCGCCCGACGGGCAACGATTGGTCGCCGTAGGAGGCCGGCCGGGACTCTTCGGCACCGTGGCAGTTTGGCGGGTGGAGACAGGGGAGCGGCTTGGCTCGTGGAAGGGGCATGCCGATGCCATTCTCTCGGCCGCGCTCTCGCCGGACGGAGCCGTCCTGGCCACGGCAAGTTATGATCGCATCGTCACGCTCTGGAATCTGGAATCCGGAGACGAAATCCGATCGCTCAGGGAGCACACCGATGCGGTCTACGCCCTGGCCTTCTCGCCGGACGGAACGAAGCTGGCATCGGCTTCGGGCGACCGGACCGTCAAGCTCTGGGAGACGGAGAGTGGCCGACGGCTCGAATCTCTCGGAGATGCGACCGAAGAACTCTATGCCGTGACCTTCGCCGACGAGGGAGCGACCTTGATCGCCGCTGGAGCCGATCGGACGATCCGTCGATGGACGCTTGCGGGAGACTCCGGGACGCTCGACCGCTCCGCCATCGCTCATGATGGAGCGGTGCTCGATCTACTGGTCACCCCTGATGGGTCTTCGCTTATCTCGACCGGCGACGATGGGACCGTCAAGCGGTGGTCGCTGGCAGAACTGGCTCCGCTCGATGCCTGGCCTCGACAGCCGGACTGGCCCCTGGCGGCAGCGTTGGACCCGTCGGGCACACAGCTTGCGCTTGGGCGGTATGATGGAGCACTCGTCCTTCTGCCCGGGACTCCTGAATCCACCGGAGAAGACCGGATTGAGGTCAGCCTGCTCGATCCCCCCGCAACCAAGGCCGCACCCTCGACGGGGGAGTCGGAGCCGAAGAAGGAAACGCCGCAATTGGTCCGTCGCCCTTCGCTTGGCCCTCCCAGCCCGAAAGGGGCCGAGCGAGGTCGGACCGTGACGGTGGATCTGGCCGGCACGGGTGTGGGACAGGCCAATGCGGTCGTGTTTGATGATCCGAGGCTGGTCGCGACCATCGTTCCCAGCGAGGCGCCCGACCCGAATCGGCTTCGGATCAGTGTCTCCATTGAGGCAGATGCGCCAATCGGTCCTCATCTCATTCGGGTACAGACACCGCTCGGAGTTCCGGCGGCGCAGGCGTTCGCAGTCTATGCGGCTCCCGAAGCGGCCGAGGAGGAGCCGAACCGGACGATCGACGAGGCCAAGACGCTCTCCTGGCCCACTACCCTGGCGGGCACAATTGAGACTCCAGGAGACGTGGACCATGTGCGGTTTTCCGTAGCTCGGGGGCAGACGGTCGTCTGTACTGATCGTGGAGGAATGCTCGGCTCCGCACTTGACCCAGCTCTGGAGTTGCGGAACGAATCGGGCCAAATGGTCGGTCAGGGGCGATCCGTTCTCTCATATCGAGCGGACACCGACGAGTTGCTGATGCTCCGGATCGCGGATCGGCAGTTCGGCGGATCGGGGAATCACTTTTATCGAATCGAAATCGGAGAAATTCCGAGAGTTGAGGATGTGTTTCCGCTGGGAGTCCCTTTGGGAGGGTCTGCGGAACTGTCCGTCTCCGGCGCAAACCTGGGGGAGTCGGTCGTAAGCGTCTCCGCATCCTCGGCGGACTCGCCGGGAACGCTGCGGGTGGTGCCGGCCACCGATCGTTTCGGGAGAGAGGCCGAAGGCAACCTGAAGGTGGTCGTCGCCGAGGGGACTCAGCGGGTGGAGCAGGAGCCGAATGATGAGCCGTGTTGCGGGAGAGAACTGGAGGTGCCAGGCGGCCTCTCCGGTCGGATCGACCACGAGGGGGATATTGATCATGTGACGATCAACGCCCGATTTGGTCAACCGTTGATGATCGAGGTTTTCGGGCATCGACTCGGGACGGAGATTGATCCGATTCTTGAAATTCTCGATGCCGAGGGGAAACCGGTTCCCCTGGCGGTGCTTCGCCCCGTTGCTCGAACCGCGGTCGCCTTTCGGGACCATGACGCGACGCAGGATCGAATCCGACTGACACGCTGGGATGAACTGGCACAGGATGATTATGTGCTGATTGGTCGGGAGCTGACCCGCCTGTTTGCCTTGCCCAGAAATCCGGATGACGACGCGGTGTTCTGGTCGGCCGGGGGGCGGCGGCTGAGTTACCTCGGCACGACCCCGGAGCAACATCCGCAAGATCAACCGATCGACAAGGTTGAGATTCATCCTCCCGGTACGACCTTCCCAGCCGGCGGAGCCGCGCCGATCACGCTCGTTCATCGCAACGATGATGCTCCCGGGCTGGGCAAGGATGCCGCAATCCGATTCGATCCGCCCCGGGATGGGACGTACCAGATTCGGGTGAGTGATGCCCGGGGGCTCGGCGGCCCTGGGTTCGGGTATCATCTGGTCGCCCGGGAGCCACACCCCGACTTTGCCGTGACCTTGAGAACCGAACACCCGGATATTCCCCGAGGAGGAGCCACGGTCATCCCGGTGAATGTCCAACGCATTGATGGGTTCAACGCTCCGATCGACCTGCGGGTGGAAGGACTTCCGAAGGGAATTCGAGCGACCTCGGCCAGGGTCGAAGCCGGGCACATGACGGCGGATTTGCTGCTGATGGCCGATCATGATGCTCCGACCTTCTCGTCAGCTCCCTGGCAGGTCGTGGCCGAGGCCGCTCGGGACGGATCGAGTGGTGAGCTCATCCGTCACGACATCCGGCCGGGAGGGAATCGATCCTCCTGGATCACTGTGACACCTGAACCCGACCTCCGTGTCTCGACCGATCGCGACCGAGTGATCATCCGGCCCGGCGATCGGGTCGAGTTGACCTTCAGGGTCGATCGTTCGGCGAGCTTCTCGGGTCGGGTGCCGATCGATGTGCGGAACCTGCCGCACGGAGTCCGCGTGCTGAATATCGGGTTGAATGGCGTTTTGATTACGGAATCACAGACGGAGCGAACGGTTTTTCTTTATGCCGAGCCCTGGGTCTCGCCGACCGAACGCCCCTTCTTCGGGGTCGGCCGGGTTGAGGCGGCCGGGACCGAGCACAGCACCCCGCCGATCACTCTGGTGATTGCGGGAGCACCAAGCGAGGGATCATCCGGCGACGATCTACCGTGA
- a CDS encoding phosphoribosylaminoimidazolesuccinocarboxamide synthase has protein sequence MSALLETNLAGLPKRSGKVRDVYDLGDRLLIVATDRISAYDWVLPNGIPDKGRILTRLSAFWFHHLDTPNHLISTDLDAAGLDLSADDRTQLDGRVMLVRKAEVIPFECVVRGYLFGSAWREYRTKGTVCGERLPTSLVEAAKLDPPLFTPATKADEGHDENVSFEELSADLGPELADTLRELSVQIYRKAAEHAATANLILADTKFEFGRETTSGELILIDEVLTPDSSRYWPLDAYKPGVVPPSFDKQFVRDWLDSTDWDKQSEPPALPDEIVEQTRAKYIEAFERLTGQSFPLR, from the coding sequence GTGTCGGCATTGCTCGAAACGAATCTCGCAGGGCTTCCGAAGCGATCGGGCAAGGTCCGCGACGTGTACGACCTGGGCGATCGTTTGCTGATCGTCGCCACCGACCGCATTAGCGCCTACGACTGGGTCTTACCGAACGGAATTCCCGACAAGGGCCGTATCCTGACCCGACTTTCCGCCTTCTGGTTCCATCACCTCGACACCCCGAATCACCTCATCTCGACCGATCTCGACGCCGCCGGACTCGACCTCTCGGCCGACGATCGCACGCAGCTCGACGGCCGCGTCATGCTCGTTCGCAAGGCCGAAGTCATCCCCTTCGAGTGTGTTGTGCGTGGCTATCTTTTTGGCAGCGCCTGGCGCGAATATCGAACGAAAGGAACCGTCTGCGGCGAGCGTCTGCCCACCAGCCTCGTCGAGGCCGCCAAGCTTGATCCCCCCCTGTTCACCCCCGCCACCAAGGCCGACGAGGGGCACGACGAGAACGTCAGCTTCGAGGAACTCTCGGCCGACCTTGGTCCCGAACTGGCCGATACTCTGCGTGAGCTCAGCGTCCAGATTTACCGAAAGGCCGCCGAGCACGCCGCCACCGCGAACCTCATCCTCGCCGACACCAAGTTCGAGTTCGGCCGCGAGACCACCAGCGGCGAACTCATCCTCATCGACGAGGTCCTCACGCCCGACAGCTCGCGCTACTGGCCGCTCGATGCGTACAAACCCGGCGTCGTCCCCCCCTCATTCGACAAGCAATTCGTCCGTGACTGGCTCGATTCGACCGACTGGGACAAGCAAAGCGAACCCCCCGCCTTGCCCGATGAGATTGTCGAACAGACCCGAGCGAAGTACATTGAGGCGTTCGAACGATTAACCGGGCAGTCGTTCCCCTTGCGTTGA
- a CDS encoding DUF1501 domain-containing protein: MYRLDARKPAHFCDGLTRRDFLHAGSLATLGLSLPGLHALEARGAVPRDQDMNCIMLFLVGGPSQLDTWDMKPDAPSEIRGPFRPIDTNVPGIQVSEIFPKLARNMDKVALVRSAYHTATAVHDTGHQMMQTGRLFGNGAIKYPHMGSVLSYLKGPRGDVPPHVLLPRPIGNTGGNMPHGQDAGFLGKSYDPFVLGADPNAPDFKVPDLLPPEYVTGARESRRQSFRAAIDGAVRDFEASEDARLLDENFQRAYGLMSSAEAREAFALDAEPDDIRDRYGRTRFGQSCLMARRLVERGVRFVTVNMFETVFNEITWDIHGSSPFSPIEAYQNEIGPNFDNAYTALLTDLYERGMLENTMILAFGEFGRTPKINPAGGRDHHPACWTVLFAGGPIRGGNVVGASDEIGHAPKDQPVSTAEIAATVFHGLGIDLETELPGPQGRPLRVVDHGVEPIHPLF, from the coding sequence ATGTATCGGCTCGATGCTCGCAAACCGGCCCATTTCTGCGACGGACTGACCCGTCGGGATTTCCTGCATGCTGGATCTCTTGCGACCCTGGGGCTTTCGTTGCCCGGCCTGCACGCGTTGGAGGCCCGAGGGGCCGTTCCGCGTGATCAGGACATGAATTGCATCATGCTCTTTCTGGTTGGCGGCCCGAGCCAGCTTGACACCTGGGACATGAAACCCGACGCGCCGAGCGAGATTCGAGGCCCCTTCCGGCCGATCGACACGAACGTTCCGGGCATCCAGGTTAGCGAGATTTTCCCGAAGCTGGCCAGGAACATGGACAAGGTGGCCCTTGTTCGGTCGGCCTATCACACGGCGACCGCCGTGCACGACACCGGCCACCAGATGATGCAGACCGGCCGACTGTTCGGCAACGGAGCGATCAAGTACCCGCACATGGGATCGGTGCTGTCGTATCTCAAAGGCCCCCGAGGAGATGTGCCCCCGCACGTCTTGCTGCCCCGGCCGATCGGCAACACCGGCGGGAACATGCCCCACGGGCAGGATGCCGGATTTCTGGGCAAGAGCTACGACCCGTTCGTGCTCGGAGCCGATCCGAACGCCCCGGACTTCAAGGTGCCCGACCTCTTGCCGCCGGAGTACGTGACCGGGGCTCGGGAGTCGCGTCGCCAATCCTTCCGAGCCGCGATCGACGGCGCCGTTCGGGACTTCGAAGCGTCGGAAGATGCCCGACTGCTCGATGAGAACTTCCAGCGTGCCTACGGCCTGATGTCGAGTGCCGAGGCCCGAGAGGCGTTCGCCCTCGACGCCGAGCCGGACGACATTCGGGACCGCTACGGCCGAACTCGGTTCGGCCAGAGCTGCCTGATGGCCCGTCGGTTGGTCGAGCGGGGTGTTCGGTTTGTGACCGTCAACATGTTCGAGACGGTCTTCAACGAGATTACGTGGGATATCCACGGCTCGTCTCCGTTTAGCCCGATCGAGGCCTATCAGAACGAGATCGGGCCGAACTTCGACAACGCCTACACCGCCCTGCTCACCGACCTGTATGAGCGAGGCATGCTTGAGAACACCATGATCCTCGCGTTTGGCGAGTTCGGGCGAACCCCGAAGATCAACCCCGCCGGAGGCCGCGATCACCACCCGGCATGCTGGACCGTTCTGTTTGCGGGCGGCCCGATTCGAGGGGGCAACGTGGTGGGAGCGTCGGACGAGATTGGTCACGCACCGAAGGATCAGCCCGTGTCGACGGCCGAGATCGCGGCGACCGTCTTCCACGGGCTGGGGATCGATCTCGAAACGGAGCTGCCCGGCCCGCAGGGTCGTCCGCTTCGAGTCGTCGATCACGGGGTGGAGCCGATTCATCCCTTGTTCTGA
- a CDS encoding class I SAM-dependent methyltransferase, whose product MSRPVTSSHDRAVASAFDAQAAQFEQAPVQTDPTALARLLEVAELKPESLVLDVGCGPGLVAEALLEAGHRVVGIDLSPEMIARARTRCERFGDRVEFLVGSLQDHQPAEFAPFDACLSRYVLHHVHDPMLFIARQAALLRSGGVLVLSDQTTDPDPQARSWHQGIERLRDHTHTSNATPGELADLLTVSGMDSVHMIEETFVLDFDEWYDRGSPQREKAFVRHVVLSGPMAHGFRPEEQPDGRIRIECWRATARGVKSGR is encoded by the coding sequence ATGAGTCGTCCTGTAACCTCTTCCCATGACCGGGCCGTTGCCTCCGCGTTCGATGCCCAGGCGGCTCAGTTTGAACAGGCTCCTGTGCAGACGGACCCGACTGCGTTGGCCCGGCTGCTAGAGGTGGCAGAGCTGAAGCCGGAAAGCCTCGTGCTCGACGTCGGCTGCGGCCCCGGTCTGGTGGCCGAGGCGTTGCTCGAAGCGGGGCACCGTGTCGTCGGGATTGATCTCTCACCCGAGATGATTGCCCGAGCCCGAACCCGCTGCGAACGCTTCGGGGATCGGGTGGAGTTCCTGGTCGGGTCGCTCCAGGACCATCAACCGGCCGAGTTCGCCCCGTTTGACGCTTGCCTGTCACGCTATGTGCTGCATCACGTGCACGATCCGATGCTGTTCATCGCCCGACAGGCAGCATTGCTCCGGTCTGGCGGTGTACTGGTCCTGAGCGATCAGACGACCGATCCGGACCCCCAGGCCCGGTCGTGGCATCAAGGGATCGAGCGGCTTCGAGATCATACGCATACGTCCAACGCCACCCCCGGAGAGCTGGCGGACCTGCTAACCGTCTCGGGCATGGACTCGGTCCACATGATCGAAGAAACGTTTGTGCTCGACTTCGATGAGTGGTACGACCGGGGCTCTCCGCAACGCGAGAAAGCATTCGTCCGGCATGTCGTGCTCTCAGGCCCGATGGCCCACGGGTTCCGCCCGGAGGAGCAGCCGGACGGGCGCATCCGAATTGAATGCTGGCGCGCTACTGCCCGAGGGGTCAAAAGCGGTCGATAA
- a CDS encoding DUF1553 domain-containing protein, with protein sequence MSSPRRFGMALVSLLVCGVTTAGADDALMLLPSAVTLDGPKASQRVIVERLNTVGVAIGEPSREVLFAISNPNIATVSADGTVVPVSDGVTTLTATVGNRTLSAPVQVRDATQDEPWSFRNHVLPILTKAGCNQGSCHGAAAGKNGLRLTLRGYGPEVDYDALTRQALARRINKTAPEESLMLLKATGVVEHGGGPRFALDSLEYRVIAEWIGAGMPAPSDDDAKIDRVEVMPSAVTLTPGQSQQVLVRAVYRDGRSADVTRWAKFGTTDETVATVDDSGRLTVVGHGEGAITVWFDSRVDLATVTVPYDRAIAPDLFASSPRFNEIDRINLEKLRSLNIPPSPLSDDATFLRRAFLDATGTLPKVAEVEAFLTDDDPGKRATVIDQLLNSEEFIDYWSYKWSDLLLVSSRNLPKPAMWSFYRFIRESVAENRPWDEFARDILTAKGSTLDNGAGNYFVIHRDPIELTENASMAFLGLAMTCARCHNHPLEKWTQDQYYGFANLFGRVKLKDGDLGAAQGDVDIIPASEGDIRHPRRGEPMAPQPLDAAAMPLESAGDRREALADWLESPENPYFAAAIVNRVWANFFGRGLVDPEDDLRATNPPSDRALMDWLVEDFREHGYDVRHLIRTIMTSAAYQRSAAPVPGNEGDTKFLSRYVPRRLPAEVLIDVMAAVTDVPTAFPGYPTGWRSVQLPDVQVANTFLDAFGRPERNDTCSCERSSEPSLAQALHLANGDTLNEKLRNDHSAVARASASDASFAAILDQMFKAALSRPPTEAEASRILPALEEAVAEGETDDERASLRRQVIEDLYWATLTGNEFLFNH encoded by the coding sequence ATGAGCAGCCCACGACGATTCGGGATGGCCCTGGTTTCGCTCCTGGTCTGTGGTGTGACGACTGCCGGGGCCGACGACGCGCTGATGCTCTTGCCCTCCGCGGTTACGCTCGACGGCCCAAAGGCGTCGCAACGCGTGATCGTTGAACGACTGAACACAGTGGGAGTTGCCATCGGAGAACCGAGCAGGGAGGTGTTGTTCGCCATCAGCAACCCGAATATCGCCACGGTCTCGGCCGATGGAACCGTCGTTCCCGTCTCTGATGGCGTGACGACCCTGACCGCGACCGTGGGAAATCGGACCCTTTCGGCCCCAGTTCAGGTTCGCGACGCAACTCAGGACGAACCCTGGAGTTTTCGGAATCACGTCTTGCCCATTCTCACCAAGGCCGGCTGTAACCAAGGCTCGTGCCACGGAGCCGCGGCCGGGAAGAACGGCCTGCGGCTGACCTTGCGGGGTTATGGCCCGGAAGTCGATTACGATGCCCTGACCCGCCAGGCCCTCGCTCGTCGGATCAACAAAACTGCACCTGAAGAAAGCCTGATGCTGCTGAAGGCGACGGGAGTGGTCGAGCATGGCGGAGGCCCGCGATTTGCTCTGGATTCGCTCGAATACCGAGTCATTGCCGAGTGGATCGGTGCCGGAATGCCCGCGCCGAGCGACGACGACGCGAAGATCGACCGGGTCGAGGTCATGCCCTCGGCCGTGACGCTCACCCCTGGCCAGTCGCAGCAGGTTCTGGTTCGAGCCGTTTACCGCGACGGCCGCTCGGCCGACGTGACCCGGTGGGCGAAGTTCGGGACGACCGACGAAACTGTGGCCACCGTGGATGACTCCGGACGCTTGACGGTTGTCGGCCACGGCGAAGGAGCGATCACCGTCTGGTTCGACAGCCGCGTCGATCTGGCAACCGTGACGGTCCCTTACGATCGGGCCATCGCCCCGGACCTGTTTGCCTCGTCACCGCGATTCAATGAGATTGATCGAATCAATCTTGAAAAACTGCGATCGTTGAACATTCCCCCCTCGCCACTGAGCGATGACGCGACCTTCTTGCGCAGGGCCTTCCTGGATGCAACCGGAACGTTGCCGAAGGTGGCCGAGGTAGAGGCGTTTCTCACGGATGACGATCCGGGGAAACGGGCAACAGTGATCGATCAGCTTTTGAACAGCGAGGAATTTATTGATTACTGGTCGTACAAGTGGTCGGATCTTTTGCTCGTGTCTTCGCGGAACCTGCCGAAGCCGGCGATGTGGAGCTTCTACCGATTCATTCGGGAGAGCGTGGCCGAGAATCGACCGTGGGATGAGTTTGCTCGGGACATTCTGACGGCAAAGGGAAGCACGCTCGACAACGGCGCAGGGAATTACTTCGTGATCCATCGTGATCCGATTGAACTAACCGAAAACGCGAGCATGGCGTTCCTGGGGTTGGCGATGACCTGCGCGCGTTGCCACAACCACCCTTTGGAAAAGTGGACCCAGGACCAGTACTATGGCTTTGCGAACCTGTTCGGTCGGGTCAAGCTGAAGGACGGGGACCTCGGAGCGGCCCAAGGCGATGTGGATATCATTCCGGCGTCGGAGGGGGACATTCGTCATCCTCGCCGGGGCGAACCGATGGCTCCGCAGCCGCTCGATGCGGCGGCCATGCCACTCGAATCGGCTGGCGACCGCCGCGAGGCACTGGCCGACTGGCTCGAATCGCCCGAGAACCCGTACTTCGCCGCGGCGATCGTCAACCGGGTCTGGGCGAACTTCTTCGGTCGCGGACTGGTCGATCCGGAGGACGACCTCCGCGCGACCAACCCGCCGAGCGACCGAGCCTTGATGGACTGGCTCGTCGAGGATTTCCGGGAGCACGGGTACGACGTCCGCCATTTGATCCGAACCATTATGACCTCGGCCGCCTATCAGCGATCTGCGGCGCCCGTACCGGGAAACGAGGGGGACACGAAGTTTCTCAGTCGATACGTCCCCCGTCGCCTGCCGGCCGAGGTCCTGATTGACGTGATGGCCGCCGTCACCGACGTTCCAACCGCGTTTCCAGGGTATCCGACCGGCTGGCGAAGCGTGCAATTGCCCGACGTTCAGGTGGCGAATACCTTCCTCGATGCGTTTGGACGCCCCGAACGAAACGACACATGCTCTTGCGAGCGATCATCGGAGCCCTCACTTGCCCAGGCGCTCCATTTGGCCAACGGCGACACCTTGAACGAGAAATTGCGTAACGACCATTCTGCCGTCGCGCGAGCCTCGGCCAGTGATGCTTCGTTTGCGGCGATTCTGGATCAGATGTTCAAAGCGGCACTCTCTCGACCACCGACCGAGGCGGAAGCATCCCGGATTCTCCCCGCGCTGGAGGAGGCCGTGGCCGAGGGCGAGACGGACGACGAGCGAGCCTCGCTGAGACGACAGGTGATCGAAGATCTCTACTGGGCAACGCTCACCGGGAATGAGTTTTTGTTCAACCACTGA